A window of the Salvelinus alpinus chromosome 3, SLU_Salpinus.1, whole genome shotgun sequence genome harbors these coding sequences:
- the LOC139570059 gene encoding chymotrypsin-like elastase family member 2A yields MVDVPGPPLISLLLLLSVSALPAAAYTLTPGRLPQAQHKVLQLDWPKDCGMAHYKPNMAERIVSGNEARPHSWPWQVSLQVRPRGSKHYIHVCGGTLIHKNWVLTAAHCFQKGKAEDAGSWRIVLGKHRLKRSETPERTIPVKRIYRHEHFRYPTHSELDYDIALVKAATDIVPNNHIRYACLPRKQINLKPGQYCWVTGWGDTRGGKENVSLAEALNQARLPIIDFKTCRQKKFWGDRVRDSMICAGFRDTEGPPAACQGDSGGPLLCQLGRDRWEVHGVVSFGPIGCTVENKPSVFTRTANYIPWIEATRIRDFFLH; encoded by the exons ATGGTTGATGTTCCTGGACCTCCGCTCAtatctctgctgctgctgttgagTGTGTCGGCTCTGCCTGCCGCCGCATACACCCTGACCCCCGGCAGACTGCCCCAGGCCCAGCACAAAGTCCTGCAACTAG ACTGGCCTAAGGACTGTGGCATGGCACACTACAAACCCAACATGGCTGAACGGATTGTCTCTGGCAACGAGGCCAGACCTCACTCCTGGCCATGGCAGGTCTCCCTACAG GTTCGTCCCAGAGGCAGTAAGCACTACATCCACGTCTGTGGCGGAACACTCATCCACAAGAACTGGGTCCTCACCGCTGCCCACTGCTTCCAGAA GGGTAAAGCCGAGGATGCTGGGAGTTGGAGGATCGTCCTGGGGAAGCATCGGCTGAAACGTTCCGAGACGCCCGAGAGGACTATcccggtgaagaggatctaccgTCACGAGCACTTCCGTTACCCCACACACAGCGAGCTGGACTATGACATCGCCCTGGTCAAGGCTGCCACCGACATCGTGCCCAACAACCATATACGCTACGCATGCCTGCCGCGCAAACAGATCAACCTGAAGCCTGGACAATACTGCTGGGTGACCGGCTGGGGAGACACTCGGG GTGGGAAGGAGAACGTGTCTCTGGCTGAGGCTCTGAACCAGGCCCGTCTGCCCATCATCGACTTCAAGACCTGCCGTCAGAAGAAGTTCTGGGGAGACCGCGTCCGGGACTCCATGATCTGTGCCGGCTTCAGAGATACAGAAGGACCACCTGCTGCCTGCCAG ggtgACTCAGGGGGTCCTCTGCTGTGTCAGCTGGGGCGTGACAGGTGGGAGGTGCACGGTGTGGTGAGCTTCGGCCCCATCGGCTGCACTGTGGAGAACAAGCCCAGCGTGTTCACCCGCACCGCCAACTACATCCCCTGGATCGAGGCTACCCGCATCAGAGACTTCTTCCTGCACTag